Within the Bradyrhizobium cosmicum genome, the region CAGCACCATCTCGACACCCTGCAGACCCATGACGCGATAGGTCTCGGGCCAGCGGCGGTCGTTGCAGATCGCCATGCCGATGATGCCGCCGAGCTCGCGCCAGACCTTGAAGCCGAGATCGCCCGGCTCGAAATAGCGCTTCTCCAGATGCTGGTGCGAACGCCTGGTGTCGTACTCCACATGGCCCGGCAAATGGACCTTGCGATATTTGCCGACGATCTTGCCGGACTTGTCGGTCAGGATGGCGGCGTTGAAATGATGTCCGTCGGGCGTGAGCTCCGCGTAGCCGAAATTCATCGCCATCTGGTGCTGCGCCGCACGTTCGAATAGCGGCTTGGTCGCCGCGTTCGGCATTTCGCGCTCGAACCAGATGTCGGCCTCCGCGCGGTCCTCCGAATACCAGCGCGGAAAGAACGTCGTCAACGCCAGTTCCGGATAGACGATCAGGTCGGCGCCCTTTGCCTTGGCCTCGTCCATCAGCGCAATCATGCGCTTGACCACGGCCTCGCGGCTATCGGCTTTCTGGATCGCGCCCATCTGGGCGGCGGCGACGGTGACGATACGCATCAGCGAATTCCTGATCTCTTCATGAATGTCCTGGCGAGGCTGCGGATTGCAGCTTCAAGCGGGTATCGGCGCGCGCAGCATAGCGCGGTCGTGCGCCGGGTTCCCAGCCAAGCAGTTTTCATGC harbors:
- a CDS encoding N-carbamoyl-D-amino-acid hydrolase — encoded protein: MRIVTVAAAQMGAIQKADSREAVVKRMIALMDEAKAKGADLIVYPELALTTFFPRWYSEDRAEADIWFEREMPNAATKPLFERAAQHQMAMNFGYAELTPDGHHFNAAILTDKSGKIVGKYRKVHLPGHVEYDTRRSHQHLEKRYFEPGDLGFKVWRELGGIIGMAICNDRRWPETYRVMGLQGVEMVLIGYNTPSVNAEKSEEGVEKRLFHNRLSVQAGAYQNATWVVAVAKAGNEDGHPLFGGSLIVDPNGEIVAEARTEEDELLVHPCDLDATTFGKTTIFNFAQHRRIEHYGLITSQTGAVPPPEK